One part of the Zerene cesonia ecotype Mississippi chromosome 2, Zerene_cesonia_1.1, whole genome shotgun sequence genome encodes these proteins:
- the LOC119834929 gene encoding uncharacterized protein LOC119834929 — translation MEQYLALVTLSLITTGVTSLQCYQCLINPPPGEYYNTTKRLCIHFDYSDNFIVDCPFSTMCMKQDFYLDIQNGVRINGVLRDCAQQKHEYQDYKNGKWSPKTEVVEAYEEGCSSPDYKGERAVVTKYCYCRSNLCNTSNTNHEGYTDIMGVIVVFNLMKYINSLR, via the exons ATGGAGCAATATCTGGCCCTGGTGACTTTGTCGTTGATTACAACAG GTGTAACTTCGTTGCAGTGCTATCAGTGTTTAATAAATCCACCTCCTGGAGAATATTACAACACAACGAAAAGATTGTGTATACACTTTGATTATTCGGATAATTTCATTGTGGACTGTCCATTCTCCACTATGTGTATGAAGCAGGATTTCTACCTTGACATACAGAATGGAG taAGGATAAACGGCGTCCTTCGTGACTGCGCTCAGCAAAAACACGAGTACCAGGATTACAAGAATGGCAAATGGTCTCCAAAAACAGAGGTCGTTGAGGCCTATGAAGAAGGTTGTTCAAGTCCGGACTATAAAGGCGAAAGAGCAGTGGTCACAaa gtACTGTTACTGCCGCAGCAACCTATGCAATACATCAAACACGAACCACGAGGGCTACACCGACATAATGGGTGTTATCGTCGTTTTTAATCTCATGAAATATATCAACAGTCTGAGGTAG